The genomic stretch TCTGCTGCGGGCCGTTGACCAGGATATCGTTGACTGAATCATCCTTCAGCAGGGTTTCCAGCGGGCCAAGGCCCGTCACCTCGAAAAACAGGTCCTGGCTGAGTGTCTGGCGTTCCTCGCGGCTGAGAACGACGCCCATTTCTTCGAGGGTTTCATTGGCGATCGCGTTGATTTCGGTGCGCAATTCCTGTTCGGTCGCGGTTTCCAGCGCGGCGAGGTTCAGGTTTTCCAGCAAGGATTTATGCAGCTCCAGCTTCAGCTCTTGCAAACGGTCCTTGCGGCGCTTGTCCTTGTCGGCTGGCCCGGCCTCGGCGGGTCTGCGCTGCGGCATGGTTTTCATCAGCGACTGGCCATCGGGTTTTGGCGCAGCCGCAGCGGGGCGTGGCCCCGTGGCCTGCGTCGCACCGCCAAGAGGCGCGCCGGGTTTTTTGTATTTTGAAAACATGGATCGCCTCTTATGCTCGGGCCTCGGCGGTCGCGGCCACGTTGACCTCGTGCACCGATTTTGCCAGTTTCATGATTTCTTTGCGCAGCGGGTTCTTTGCATTGCTTTCAGCCAGCGGCGTGCCGTGGTCGGCGCTTTGCATGACGGCCTTGCCGCCGTCGGGCATCAGCACCTCGATGGCGATGCCCAGGCTTTCCGACAGGCGTTTGACCCGGCTTTTGCCGTTCAGATCGGTAAAACCGGGGGCGCGGTTCAGGATGAAACGGATCTTTTCAAACGGCAATTCCTCGGATTGCAGCGCCCGTTTCAGCCGCAGCGTGTTCTGCGCCGAGCGCATTTCAAGCTCGATCATCGCGAAATAGACATGTGCGGCCTCCAGCACCGTCTGGGACCATTCCACCATCGTCGAGGGCATGTCGATCACGACATAATCAAAGTTCATCCGCGCCATCTCGATCACGCGGGTGATATCGGCGGGTGAAATCATATCGAGCGGGATCATATCGGTCGGCGCGGTCAGCACATGCAGTTTGTCGCCATAGGTCAGCATCGCCTGCATGAAGATTTCCGCATCCATCACCGCGGTATCCGTCAGCATTTCCAGCACCGATTCACGCCGTGGCAGATCCAGATAGGTCGAGGCCGTGCCGAATTGGAAATCCAGATCGATCAGGCAGACCTTGGGCGGGTCTTTGGGATCAACATTGGCCAATTCCCAGGCAAGGTTCACGGCCATCATCGTGGCACCGGTCCCCCCGGCCAGACCGTGGATCGGAATAACGACGCCGGATTTGTTGCCAGTCGCCTTGAACGGCACCCCCCCGCCCGAGGATTGCGCGGTCTCATCACTGGTCAGCACCCGCTCGATCGCGCGGGCCAGTTCGTTTTCGGGCAAAGGGTAGGGGACGAATTCGTCACCGCCTTCGCGCAGCAGCTTGTGCAGTGCGGCGGGTGTCAGGTCTTCGGCGATCAGGATCACCTTGATCCGCGCGGCCTTGGCGGCAATGATGATGTCGGAAACCTGGTCCAGATTGTCTTCGTCTTGCGCATCCAGCGCGATGGTCACGAATTGCAGCGTCCGGGCCTCGGGCTGCGCCAGAAAGGCGGCGGCATCGTCAATGCTCAGATCACCCCATGAATCCCCCAGCGCCGTTTCCATATCTTCGATTAGAAGATCGAAAATCTGCACATCGCGGCTGATCGTACAGGCAACGATCTGGATCGGGTCGGTCTGCGCGATGGGGCTGCTGCTCATAACTCTGGTCCTTGGTCAATTCTTGCAAAAATCCCCATGGCATGACCTATGCGCCCCCGCGACCTGCCACGGGGCGGTGCAGGCACAGACATCATCGCCGGTCATGAATATGGCGGGAAATCGTGTCGATAATTGGGCCAAAACCGCGTCATTGTGCGAAATATTGCGACGATCTTGCCAAATCTAAGGGAATGTTCACGCCGGACGCGGCCGGCGCAAACCCGGGCGCGTGCAATTAGCCACCGCCGGTCGAGATCGCGCCTTGTTGCACCGTGGTATCTGGCACTGCGCTGGCGACATATTCGCGAATGACCACGGCGGCATATTTGCCGTCCAGCAGCATCGGGTGGGTTTCGACAAAGCCCGACACTTCGGTGACGGTGCGCCGGTTGCGGCGTTCGGGTTCCGGCGTGGGGATCAGGGGCTGCGTCGCACCAAAGGACACGACCGCCTCGAGGCGGTCGCGGCTGATCCCTTGGGTGGCTAGATAGGCGACAACGGCCTGCGCGCGGCGCAAGCCCAGGCTGCGGTTATAGGCCGCCGTTCCGACAAGATCGGTATGGCCAAAGACCTTAAAGCGGACTTCGGGGAATTGACGGATCCAATCCGCCTGCTGGCGCAGCGTCGCCTGGGCCGAGGCATCCAGCACGGCGGAATCGAATGCGAAATTCACCATCGCCGTAACCTCGGTATTGAACCGGCGTGCCAGGTTGATGGTGTAATCCTGCTGGCCGGTCTGCACCAAGGCGTTGTTCATCGTGGCATTGCCGAAATCGCCCTGGTCAAGGTCTGATCCGGCCTCTGTAAAGAAGGACGAGGATGTCGAACCGGACGGGCCGCAGGCGGCGAGTGTTGCTGCAACAAGCGCAGTGATCATATGGCGTTTCATTGTCGCGTTCCAATCATTCATCCATGACATAGCCGTAGGATCCCATGAAATCCTGCCGTGCGACCTCGCCCGCGCCACCGCGTGTCGGCGCGCTGGCCGCTGTCACCCGCCCGAAAAGGAACAGGTCCTGTTCGGATGGTGGGCGCACCCGGTCTGTCGGCAGGGCCAGCGCCATGCCGCGTGTCGGCGAGACAAGATGCGGCGTCACGATGATGACCAGCTCGGTCTGGCGGCGGGAATATTCCGCACTGCGGAACAGGGCGCCCAGGATCGGCACGTCGCCGATCCATGGCACCTGCCCGCTAAGATCGGTAAAATCATCCGACAAAAGACCCGCGATGGCAAAGCTTTCCCCGTCGCGCATTTCAACCGTTGTCGATGTCTCGCGGCGGCTGAAGGCGCTGATCTCAAAGCCGTTTGCCGAAAAGCTGTTCGACGGATCGATCCCCGAGACCGCAGCCAGAAGTTCCAGGTTGATGATATCGCCATCCACGACGCGGGGCGTAAAGTTCAGCTCGACGCCAAAGGGTTTGTATTCCACGCTGATCGCGCCATCGTCGTTGGACACAGGCACCGGATATTCGCCGCCAGCCAGAAAGGTCGCCTGTTGCCCGCTGAGCGCGGTCAGGTTCGGTTCCGCCAGAGACCGGACAACGCCGCGCGCTTCCAGCGCTTCCAGCAGAACGCCGACCTCGACGCCACCGGCCCCGAAGCCCAGCAGGAAGGCCCCGTTGCTGTCATTGGCCGTGGGGATGATATTGTTCAGCGAATTGGTAATTCCTGTCTGCCCGACCGTCGTATTGGTCCCGCCCCGGATGTTCCGGCCGTTCTGCAAGGAAGAGCCGTTCAACGACAGCGATGACGACAGCGCCTTGCTGACCGAGCGTTGCATTTCCGCAAAGCGGACCTTGAGCATGACTTGCTGTGTGCCGCCGACCGACATCAGGTTCGACACCCGGTCCGGCGCATAGCGCTGTGCAAGATCCAGCGCGCGGTCCAGCCGGGCGGCCGAACTGACCGTGCCGGACAGAACGATGCCATCATTGGCGGTCCGGACCTCGATGTTTTCGCCGGGCAGGATCTGCGTCAGCCGTTCCTTGAACTCCGCCATATCAGGCGAGACATGCACATCGACATTGGTGATCAACCGCCCATCGGCCGCCAAAAGCGTCAGCGTGGTGCGGCCCGGCTCTTTGCCCAGCACATAGATCGTGCGGTCCGAGAGCGACGAAATATCCGCAATGCCGGGGTTGGCGATCGACAATTCGGTAAAGGGCACATCGCTTTCAACAACAACGGCCCGGTTCATCGGAATATCCAAGGCGCTGGATGCGGTACCGCGCAACACGCGCAAGGCGCTGTCCTGCGCCAGGGCCGATGCGGCGGCTGTCACCGACAAGGCAAAGCCCGCCAATGCGGCTTTCAGATATCTATCATAACTCATAAGTGACCTGCCTCTCCGATCACGCCTCGTTAACGTGGGTCTTGTTGCCCTTGATGGGGCGAACATGCGCTAAGGTTGCATTTATTGCAATAATCAATGCTTTGGAGGTCGAACCGAATGTGGGCATCGCGCAACACTTGCGCAATTAAACCCCAGATTGTTCCGCCGGTTCATCTGGCGCCGCCCTCTATATGTCGTAGGGCGACCGGTCGTTTCGGGGGTTTCTGTCCATATGAGGCAATTATGAAAGGAATTTATCCAGTCTAGAATTCACCTGGCACCGGCATGTCATTTGGCGTTTTTCTGGGCGGATTGTGATCTTGGCGCGTCATTCCGAGCATTCAATTTCAACCTCAACGCGTTGTGTTCCACTACGCTGGGTCACAAAACAGCGGCGTTTTTCCTCGATAACGGGGGCGGGGGCGGCCACGATATCCTGCTCACCAGTCAACGCAGAGTTGTCTACAGTGACAGGCCCGGTCTCTGACAGATCACCGGTGCCCACCAGCGCAAGGGTCAATTGTCCGCTGTTCTGCGCCTGCGTCAACAAGGCCACTTCTTCGGGGGTGACCTGGACCACAACGCTTTGCGGGCCGCCCCGGTTGCCGGCATCGCCCAGGACGGCGATGATCTGCAGACCGGATTTGATCAGGTTCGTCACCTCGCGGCCGTCGCGCAATCTGCCGGTCCAATAGACATCAATCCTGTCATCGGGGCGCAGGATCCCGAAACCCGCCGCAACGCGCCCTTCAACGGGAAACGCCCGAAAGCCGGGCTCGACCAAGGCGGTCAGGCCACGGCTGGCCCCCGGTTCCGAGACTTTGGTGGTCAGGACAAGCTCGTTTGTGATCATCGGCAGGACCACGACGCGCGGTATCTCTGGTCCTTGGGGGAACAGGGCCTGCTCTGTGGCAAAGCTGCCTTCGGGCAGGTAATCGCGCGGATAGGGGATCAAGCGGACATCATCCGCCGTCAGCTGTTCGCCATAGGTGACCGAACGTGTGGTGACATAGACATCCACCGTCGCAAGCGCCTGCGCCGCAATCTGGCGCGCCCGTTCAAGCTGTGTGGTCTGCGTCGCCATATATTGGTTCACCATATAGACGGCAAAACCTGCCAGCCCCATGCCGACCAGAAGGACCAGACCAAAAACTGCGCGCATGATGCAAACCTTGATTCGAGTTTCGCGCCAGTTCACGTTTGGCGGCCCGCCAAGAAAGTGACCCATGCGCAGCAATGCGACTGCACCGCAAGGCCACTTACAATGTGGGCAAGCTGGTTTGCAAGCAGGAGCTGAAAGAATTGCGCCGGAATGATCCTATAGGTGCATGGCGGTCACGCTGGAAACCTGTCTTGCAGGCGCTGCCGGGCCGCGCATCGGCACCGCGCGGGGCAGCTACATCATATTCGTCATCGTGTTTTGCAGGCGATCTGCCTGATCTTCAGCTGCGCCACCAATTGTCGCCATGATCAACGCCATCAGTGCCAGGGCCGCCGCAGAGAGCATGACCCAATCAACCGTGATTGCGCCACATTCGTCAGCGTGAAACATTTGCCACAGCTTGGTCATTCAGCAGCACTCCTGATGTTCAGCACGGATCGCTTTGTCGCGATGGTTCGCTATGGGTGAACAGGTTTCGCGCCCGCATGGGCCTAGACCGTCGCTGCCAAGATCAGCATCGCCGGGAAATAGGCCGCGCCACTTGGTCAGCGCAGCCTATGTTTTGCACGTCGCTTGCCGTTATGATCAGGCTTCGTTGAGAAGATTGTTTTCGATGCTATTGGCCAAAGTCCCGGCACCATTGCTGATCGCGGTGCCGACAGCCAGACCCAGCAGAACGATCGCTGCGGTCAGAACCACGAAATCGACTGTGACGGCGCCGTCTTCGTCATCGCGGAAGTTTTTGATAAAGTTAAGCATTGATAAGCCTCCTGGGGTATCATTGATGTTCAAGCCATTCCTCGCCGGGGCTGTGACAACCCTGGGGCGTCATGGTCCGTCTTGGATGTGGGCATTAGGTTGCAGGATTGGGGCGGTAGTTTGGCAACATCGGCACGTTTCTGGCCCTGAGCGGCTTTGCGCTGGGAGTTTTGGATTAAAGCATTGAAAAATAACAAAATAAAATGTTAACAATTGTTTATGTTTACTAATGCCGTTGCCAAAAGGCCCGCTGTCACGGGGTAAAATCGCGGTCTTTGCGCAAAATTGTGGCCTTTTGGCCGGTTTCTGCCATCTTTCCATGAACAAGAATGTCGGGCAGGACGCGCCATGTATCGTATCAGTGTGGCTTTTGCAGCCGCGATCGCGCTTTTTGCCGCGACAACAGTTTTCGCGCAGGTCGAACGCCTGCAACCGGATTTCACCTTCAAACGTGTGGGCTTGCCCAGCGAAGGCCAGACCAGCGGCCGGATCACCGTGCAGATTGATCCCGATGCGCCGCGTCGCAGCCCGGTTTATGCCGCGCCGCGCGCAGACCCTGTCGCGGCTCTGGCGGCACCACCGCAGCTGCGGTCCGGTTTTGGCTGGTTCTGGGACAATGTCCCCTCATCATTGGCCGGATCAAGCCCTGCGCGGCTGGAACTGGCGATCAGCCGGATCAATAATCCCCCTGCCGGTCAGCGCATCCCAGCGCCACGCCTGCAATTCTTGCAAGATATCGCCAGCGCGCAGGGCCTGCATATCCTGCGCGAAACGGTGGGCACCGATGTCTCGCCTGCTTTGGTGCTGGCGATCATCGCGATCGAAAGCTCTGGGCGGATCGATGCTGTCAGCAGCGCGGGTGCAGAAGGTCTGATGCAATTGATGCCTGCGACCGCGGCCCGCTTTGGCGTGACCGACAGCATGAACCCGGCGCAGAACATCAAAGGCGGCGTGGCCTATCTGGGCTGGCTGCTGGATCGTTTCGGCAATGATCCGGTGCTGGTATTGGCGGGCTACAACGCGGGCGAAGGCAATGTGCAACGCTATCAAGGCGTGCCGCCTTTCGCGGAAACCATGGATTATGTGCCCAAAGTGCTGGCGGCATGGCAGGTCGCCAAAGGGCTATGTCAGACACCGCCCGAGTTGATCACTGACGCCTGCGTGTTCAAAGTCAACGGATCGTGATGCCGCCAGAAAGGCCCTGCCGGATCACCCGGCAAGGCGTTTCTACTTAGCGCCAATTGTTAGACGATTGTCGCCTCGGTCGCGGCACGCAATTCGGCCTCGGTCACGCCATCGGCACATTCCACGATCCGCAAACCGCCCTCGACCACATCAAGAACACCCAGATTGGTGATGATCCGGTCCACCACACCCTTGCCGGTCAAGGGCAGGGTGCAGGATTTCAGCACCTTCGATTCGCCGTGTTTATTGGTGTGATCCATCACAACGATCACGCGGCCAACACCGGCG from Yoonia vestfoldensis encodes the following:
- a CDS encoding AAA family ATPase: MSSSPIAQTDPIQIVACTISRDVQIFDLLIEDMETALGDSWGDLSIDDAAAFLAQPEARTLQFVTIALDAQDEDNLDQVSDIIIAAKAARIKVILIAEDLTPAALHKLLREGGDEFVPYPLPENELARAIERVLTSDETAQSSGGGVPFKATGNKSGVVIPIHGLAGGTGATMMAVNLAWELANVDPKDPPKVCLIDLDFQFGTASTYLDLPRRESVLEMLTDTAVMDAEIFMQAMLTYGDKLHVLTAPTDMIPLDMISPADITRVIEMARMNFDYVVIDMPSTMVEWSQTVLEAAHVYFAMIELEMRSAQNTLRLKRALQSEELPFEKIRFILNRAPGFTDLNGKSRVKRLSESLGIAIEVLMPDGGKAVMQSADHGTPLAESNAKNPLRKEIMKLAKSVHEVNVAATAEARA
- a CDS encoding OmpA family protein codes for the protein MKRHMITALVAATLAACGPSGSTSSSFFTEAGSDLDQGDFGNATMNNALVQTGQQDYTINLARRFNTEVTAMVNFAFDSAVLDASAQATLRQQADWIRQFPEVRFKVFGHTDLVGTAAYNRSLGLRRAQAVVAYLATQGISRDRLEAVVSFGATQPLIPTPEPERRNRRTVTEVSGFVETHPMLLDGKYAAVVIREYVASAVPDTTVQQGAISTGGG
- a CDS encoding type II and III secretion system protein family protein → MSYDRYLKAALAGFALSVTAAASALAQDSALRVLRGTASSALDIPMNRAVVVESDVPFTELSIANPGIADISSLSDRTIYVLGKEPGRTTLTLLAADGRLITNVDVHVSPDMAEFKERLTQILPGENIEVRTANDGIVLSGTVSSAARLDRALDLAQRYAPDRVSNLMSVGGTQQVMLKVRFAEMQRSVSKALSSSLSLNGSSLQNGRNIRGGTNTTVGQTGITNSLNNIIPTANDSNGAFLLGFGAGGVEVGVLLEALEARGVVRSLAEPNLTALSGQQATFLAGGEYPVPVSNDDGAISVEYKPFGVELNFTPRVVDGDIINLELLAAVSGIDPSNSFSANGFEISAFSRRETSTTVEMRDGESFAIAGLLSDDFTDLSGQVPWIGDVPILGALFRSAEYSRRQTELVIIVTPHLVSPTRGMALALPTDRVRPPSEQDLFLFGRVTAASAPTRGGAGEVARQDFMGSYGYVMDE
- the cpaB gene encoding Flp pilus assembly protein CpaB; the encoded protein is MRAVFGLVLLVGMGLAGFAVYMVNQYMATQTTQLERARQIAAQALATVDVYVTTRSVTYGEQLTADDVRLIPYPRDYLPEGSFATEQALFPQGPEIPRVVVLPMITNELVLTTKVSEPGASRGLTALVEPGFRAFPVEGRVAAGFGILRPDDRIDVYWTGRLRDGREVTNLIKSGLQIIAVLGDAGNRGGPQSVVVQVTPEEVALLTQAQNSGQLTLALVGTGDLSETGPVTVDNSALTGEQDIVAAPAPVIEEKRRCFVTQRSGTQRVEVEIECSE
- a CDS encoding lytic transglycosylase domain-containing protein, encoding MYRISVAFAAAIALFAATTVFAQVERLQPDFTFKRVGLPSEGQTSGRITVQIDPDAPRRSPVYAAPRADPVAALAAPPQLRSGFGWFWDNVPSSLAGSSPARLELAISRINNPPAGQRIPAPRLQFLQDIASAQGLHILRETVGTDVSPALVLAIIAIESSGRIDAVSSAGAEGLMQLMPATAARFGVTDSMNPAQNIKGGVAYLGWLLDRFGNDPVLVLAGYNAGEGNVQRYQGVPPFAETMDYVPKVLAAWQVAKGLCQTPPELITDACVFKVNGS